Proteins from one Oncorhynchus tshawytscha isolate Ot180627B linkage group LG16, Otsh_v2.0, whole genome shotgun sequence genomic window:
- the LOC112215781 gene encoding potassium channel subfamily K member 9 — translation MKKQNVRTLSLILCMFSYLLVGAAVFDALESETESSRRRILELKRTEMKKKYRLSEDDYRQIEQVVLQAEPHHAGRQWKFAGSFYFAITVITTIGYGHAAPGTDAGKVFCMFYAVLGIPLTLVMFQSLGERMNTFVRYLLRRAKQCLGLRRTEVSMENMVSVGFLSCIGTLCVGAAAFSHYEGWTFFHAYYYCFITLTTIGFGDFVALQKKEDLQEKTPYVAFSFMYILVGLTVIGAFLNLVVLRFLTMNTEDERRDAQERASIKRERGLLTMGLHGGEGGPEQGRGELGGRDRGRDRMGQSRSHSNLFRPMEEGTSRTNLITSPVEEQEERDRARGAPCKQRLHLQLHGTGRLKTESPLGSLCSCMCYRLGVCDSPLPSRSEHHGCNINSVYYSSVSYRTQGCSPRDNTGLSSPGNTLLPQHSFKEYPHSRRKSV, via the exons ATGAAGAAGCAGAATGTGCggaccctctctctcatcctctgcaTGTTTTCCTACCTGCTGGTGGGAGCCGCGGTGTTCGACGCGCTTGAATCAGAGACGGAGAGCTCCCGCCGACGCATTCTGGAGCTGAAGCGCACCGAGATGAAGAAGAAATACCGGTTGTCCGAGGACGACTACCGGCAGATCGAGCAGGTGGTACTGCAAGCGGAGCCCCACCACGCCGGGAGACAGTGGAAATTCGCCGGGTCTTTCTACTTTGCCATCACGGTCATCACCACCATTG GTTATGGCCATGCAGCTCCAGGCACAGATGCTGGGAAGGTCTTTTGCATGTTCTATGCTGTGCTGGGCATCCCTCTTACCCTGGTCATGTTCCAGAGCCTGGGCGAGAGGATGAACACGTTCGTTCGCTACCTCCTGCGCAGGGCCAAGCAGTGCCTGGGGTTACGGAGGACTGAGGTGTCCATGGAGAACATGGTTTCGGTGGGCTTCCTGTCCTGCATCGGCACTCTGTGTGTCGGGGCAGCAGCCTTCTCCCACTACGAGGGCTGGACCTTCTTCCAtgcctactactactgctttatCACGCTCACCACCATTGGGTTTGGGGACTTTGTGGCACTGCAGAAGAAGGAGGACCTCCAGGAGAAGACACCCTATGTGGCCTTCAGCTTCATGTACATCCTGGTGGGGTTGACAGTGATCGGAGCCTTCCTCAACCTAGTAGTGCTGCGCTTCCTAACCATGAACAcagaggacgagaggagggaCGCCCAGGAAAGGGCCTCCATCAAAAGGGAGAGGGGCCTGCTTACCATGGGGCTccatggaggagaaggaggaccaGAGCAGGGCAGAGGAGAGCTTGGGGGCagggacagggggagggacaGGATGGGGCAGAGCCGCAGTCACAGCAACCTTTTCCGGCCCATGGAGGAGGGCACCAGCCGCACTAACCTCATCACCTCCCcagtggaggagcaggaggagagggacagggccaGGGGTGCACCCTGCAAGCAGAGGCTGCACTTACAGCTGCATGGCACAGGCAGACTAAAGACAGAGTCCCCCCTGGGCTCCCTGTGCTCCTGTATGTGCTACCGTCTGGGGGTGTGTGACAGCCCCCTGCCTTCCCGCAGCGAGCACCACGGGTGTAACATTAACTCTGTCTACTACAGCTCCGTCTCCTACAGGACCCAGGGCTGCTCCCCCAGGGACAACACAGGACTCTCGTCCCCAGGGAACACACTCTTGCCTCAGCACAGCTTCAAGGAGTACCCCCACTCCCGGAGGAAGTCAGTGTAG